The following are encoded together in the Neomonachus schauinslandi chromosome 15, ASM220157v2, whole genome shotgun sequence genome:
- the HDAC5 gene encoding histone deacetylase 5 isoform X5, translating to MLLVPKAQGLVEMLQTIYETESCFSADGMSGREPSLEILPRTPLHGIPVAVEVKPVLPGAMPSAAGGGGGGSPSPAELRGALAGPVDPALREQQLQQELLALKQQQQLQKQLLFAEFQKQHDHLTRQHEVQLQKHLKQQQEMLAAKRQQELERQREQQRQEELEKQRLEQQLLVLRNKEKSKESAIASTEVKLRLQEFLLSKSKEPTPGGLNHSLPQHPKCWGAHHASLDQSSPPQSGPPGTPPSYKLPLLGPYDSRDDFPLRKTASEPNLKVRSRLKQKVAERRSSPLLRRKDGTVISTFKKRAVEITGAGPGVSSVCNSAPGSGPSSPNSSHSTIAENGFTGSVPNIPTEMLPQHRALPLDSSPNQFSLYTSPSLPNISLGLQATVTVTNSHLTASPKLSTQQEAERQALQSLRQGGALTGKFMSTSSIPGCLLGVALEGDTGPHGHASLLQHVLLLEQARQQSTLIAVPLHGQSPLVTGERVATSMRTVGKLPRHRPLSRTQSSPLPQSPQALQQLVMQQQHQQFLEKQKQQQLQLGKILTKTGELSRQPTTHPEETEEELTEQQEALLGEGALTIPREGSTESESTQEDLEEEEEEEEEEEEEEEEEDCIQVFSDAQQLQPLQVYQAPLSLATVPHQALGRTQSSPAAPGGMKSPPDQPAKHLFTTGVVYDTFMLKHQCMCGNTHVHPEHAGRIQSIWSRLQETGLLSKCERIRGRKATLDEIQTVHSEYHTLLYGTSPLNRQKLDSKKLLGPISQKMYAVLPCGGIGVDSDTVWNEMHSSSAVRMAVGCLVELAFKVASGELKNGFAIIRPPGHHAEESTAMGFCFFNSVAITTKLLQQKLNVGKVLIVDWDIHHGNGTQQAFYNDPSVLYISLHRYDNGNFFPGSGAPEEVGGGPGVGYNVNVAWTGGVDPPIGDVEYLTAFRTVVMPIAHEFSPDVVLVSAGFDAVEGHLSPLGGYSVTARCFGHLTRQLMTLAGGRVVLALEGGHDLTAICDASEACVSALLSVELQPLDEAVLQQKPNINAVATLEKVIEIQSKHWSCVQRFAAGLGRSLREAQAGETEEAETVSAMALLSVGAEQAQAAAAREHSPRPAEEPMEQEPAL from the exons ATGCTGCTGGTGCCCAAGGCTCAGGGGCTCGTGGAGATGCTGCAGACCATCTATGAGACGGAATCCTGTTTCTCAGCAGATGGGATGTCAGGCCGGGAACCATCCTTGGAAATCCTGCCTCGGACCCCTCTACACGGCATCCCTGTGGCAG TGGAGGTGAAGCCGGTGCTGCCCGGAGCCATGCCCAGcgccgcggggggcggggggggaggcagCCCCAGCCCCGCGGAGCTGCGGGGGGCTCTGGCAGGCCCCGTGGACCCGGCGCTGAGggagcagcagctgcagcaggagCTCCTGGCCctgaagcagcagcagcagctgcagaAGCAGCTCCTGTTCGCCGAGTTCCAGAAACAGCACGACCACCTGACACGGCAGCATGAGGTCCAGCTGCAGAAGCACCTCAAG cagcagcaggagatgCTGGCGGCCAAGAGGCAGCAGGAGCTGGAGCGGCAGCGGGAGCAGCAGCGGCAGGAAGAGCTGGAGAAGCAGAGGCTGGAGCAGCAGCTGCTCGTCCTGCGAAACAAGGAGAAGAGCAAAGAGA GTGCCATCGCCAGCACTGAGGTGAAGCTGAGGCTCCAGGAATTCCTTCTGTCGAAGTCGAAGGAGCCCACGCCAGGCGGCCTCAACCATTCCCTCCCACAGCATCCCAAATGCTG gGGAGCCCACCATGCTTCTTTGGACCAGAGTTCCCCTCCCCAGAGTGGCCCCCCTGGGACGCCTCCCTCCTACAAACTGCCTTTGCTTGGGCCCTATGACAGCCGCGATGACTTCCCCCTCCGCAAAACAG CCTCCGAACCCAACTTGAAAGTGCGTTCGAGGCTAAAGCAGAAGGTGGCTGAGCGGAGAAGTAGTCCCCTCCTGCGTCGCAAGGATGGGACAGTCATTAGCACCTTTAAGAAGAGAGCTGTTGAGATCACCGGCGCTGGGCCTGGGG TGTCGTCCGTGTGTAACAGCGCGCCAGGCTCCGGCCCCAGCTCTCCCAACAGCTCCCACAGCACCATTGCTGAGAATGGCTTTACTGGCTCAGTCCCCAACATCCCCACCGAG ATGCTCCCCCAGCACCGGGCCCTCCCTCTGGACAGCTCCCCCAACCAGTTCAGCCTCTACACGTCTCCCTCTCTGCCCAACATCTCCCTAGGGCTGCAGGCCACAGTCACTGTCACCAACTCACACCTCACC gcctccccgAAGCTGTCAACGCAGCAGGAGGCCGAGAGGCAGGCCCTCCAGTCCCTGCGGCAGGGTGGTGCACTGACGGGCAAGTTCATGAGCACATCCTCCATCCCTGGCTGCTTGCTGGGCGTGGCGCTGGAGGGCGACACCGGCCCCCACGGGCATGCCTCCCTGCTGCAGCACGTGCTGCTGCTGGAGCAGGCTCGGCAGCAGAGCACCCTCATTGCTG TGCCACTCCACGGGCAGTCCCCGCTGGTGACAGGTGAACGTGTGGCCACCAGCATGCGGACAGTGGGCAAGCTCCCGCGGCACCGGCCGTTGAGCCGCACTCAGTCGTCCCCGctgccccagagcccccaggccctgcagcAGCTCGTCATgcagcagcagcaccagcagTTCCTGGAGAAACAGAAGCAACAGCAGCTGCAGCTGGGCAAG ATCCTCACTAAGACTGGGGAGCTGTCACGGCAGCCCACCACCCACCCTGAGGAGACGGAGGAGGAGCTGACCGAGCAGCAGGAGGCCTTGCTTGGGGAGGGGGCCCTGACCATCCCCCGAGAAGGCTCCACGGAGAGTGAGAGCACGCAGGAagacctggaggaggaggaggaggaagaggaggaggaagaggaggaagaggaggaggaggactgcATCCAG GTGTTCTCTGATGCCCAGCAGCTGCAGCCACTTCAGGTGtaccaggcacccctcagcctGGCCACTGTGCCCCACCAGGCCCTGGGCCGCACCCAGTCCTCACCCGCTGCCCCTGGGGGCATGAAAAGCCCCCCAGACCAGCCCGCCAAGCACCTCTTCACCACAG GTGTGGTGTACGACACGTTCATGCTGAAGCACCAATGCATGTGTGGGAACACACACGTGCACCCTGAACACGCCGGCCGGATCCAGAGCATCTGGTCCCGGCTGCAGGAGACGGGCCTGCTTAGCAAGTGTGAG CGGATCCGGGGTCGCAAAGCCACGCTGGACGAGATCCAGACGGTGCACTCCGAATACCACACCCTGCTCTATGGGACCAGCCCCCTCAACCGACAGAAGCTGGACAGCAAGAAGCTGCTCG GCCCCATCAGCCAGAAGATGTACGCCGTGCTGCCTTGTGGGGGCATTGGG GTGGACAGTGACACTGTGTGGAACGAGATGCACTCCTCCAGTGCCGTGCGCATGGCAGTGGGCTGCCTGGTGGAGCTGGCTTTCAAGGTGGCCTCAGGAGAGCTCAAG AATGGATTTGCCATTATCCGGCCCCCAGGACACCATGCGGAGGAGTCGACAGCCAT ggGATTCTGCTTCTTCAACTCTGTAGCCATCACAACCAAACTCCTGCAGCAGAAGCTGAACGTGGGCAAGGTTCTCATCGTGGACTGG GACATTCACCACGGCAATGGCACCCAGCAAGCGTTTTACAACGACCCCTCTGTGCTCTACATCTCCCTGCATCGCTATGACAATGGGAACTTCTTTCCAGGCTCGGGGGCTCCTGAAGAG GTTGGCGGAGGGCCGGGCGTGGGGTACAATGTGAACGTGGCATGGACGGGAGGTGTGGACCCCCCCATCGGAGACGTGGAGTACCTAACGGCCTTCAG GACAGTGGTGATGCCCATTGCTCATGAGTTCTCACCTGACGTGGTCCTGGTCTCTGCCGGGTTCGATGCTGTTGAGGGACACCTGTCTCCACTGGGTGGCTACTCTGTCACCGCCAGAT GCTTTGGCCACTTGACCAGGCAGCTGATGACGCTGGCAGGGGGCCGGGTGGTGCTGGCCCTGGAGGGAGGCCATGACTTGACCGCCATCTGTGATGCCTCTGAGGCCTGTGTCTCAGCTCTGCTCAGCGTGGAG CTGCAGCCCTTGGACGAGGCAGTCTTGCAACAAAAGCCCAACATCAACGCAGTGGCCACGCTAGAGAAAGTCATCGAGATCCAGA GCAAACACTGGAGCTGCGTCCAGAGGTTCGCCGCTGGTCTAGGCCGTTCCCTGCGGGAGGCCCAGGCAGGTGAGACGGAGGAGGCAGAGACTGTGAGCGCCATGGCCTTGCTGTCGGTGGGGGCTGAGCAGGCCCAGGCTGCTGCAGCCCGGGAGCACAGCCCCAG GCCGGCAGAGGAACCCATGGAACAGGAGCCTGCCCTGTGA
- the HDAC5 gene encoding histone deacetylase 5 isoform X4 — MNSPTESDGMSGREPSLEILPRTPLHGIPVAVEVKPVLPGAMPSAAGGGGGGSPSPAELRGALAGPVDPALREQQLQQELLALKQQQQLQKQLLFAEFQKQHDHLTRQHEVQLQKHLKQQQEMLAAKRQQELERQREQQRQEELEKQRLEQQLLVLRNKEKSKESAIASTEVKLRLQEFLLSKSKEPTPGGLNHSLPQHPKCWGAHHASLDQSSPPQSGPPGTPPSYKLPLLGPYDSRDDFPLRKTASEPNLKVRSRLKQKVAERRSSPLLRRKDGTVISTFKKRAVEITGAGPGVSSVCNSAPGSGPSSPNSSHSTIAENGFTGSVPNIPTEMLPQHRALPLDSSPNQFSLYTSPSLPNISLGLQATVTVTNSHLTASPKLSTQQEAERQALQSLRQGGALTGKFMSTSSIPGCLLGVALEGDTGPHGHASLLQHVLLLEQARQQSTLIAVPLHGQSPLVTGERVATSMRTVGKLPRHRPLSRTQSSPLPQSPQALQQLVMQQQHQQFLEKQKQQQLQLGKILTKTGELSRQPTTHPEETEEELTEQQEALLGEGALTIPREGSTESESTQEDLEEEEEEEEEEEEEEEEEDCIQVKDEEGESGPEEGPDLDESSAGYKKVFSDAQQLQPLQVYQAPLSLATVPHQALGRTQSSPAAPGGMKSPPDQPAKHLFTTGVVYDTFMLKHQCMCGNTHVHPEHAGRIQSIWSRLQETGLLSKCERIRGRKATLDEIQTVHSEYHTLLYGTSPLNRQKLDSKKLLGPISQKMYAVLPCGGIGVDSDTVWNEMHSSSAVRMAVGCLVELAFKVASGELKNGFAIIRPPGHHAEESTAMGFCFFNSVAITTKLLQQKLNVGKVLIVDWDIHHGNGTQQAFYNDPSVLYISLHRYDNGNFFPGSGAPEEVGGGPGVGYNVNVAWTGGVDPPIGDVEYLTAFRTVVMPIAHEFSPDVVLVSAGFDAVEGHLSPLGGYSVTARCFGHLTRQLMTLAGGRVVLALEGGHDLTAICDASEACVSALLSVELQPLDEAVLQQKPNINAVATLEKVIEIQSKHWSCVQRFAAGLGRSLREAQAGETEEAETVSAMALLSVGAEQAQAAAAREHSPRPAEEPMEQEPAL; from the exons ATGGGATGTCAGGCCGGGAACCATCCTTGGAAATCCTGCCTCGGACCCCTCTACACGGCATCCCTGTGGCAG TGGAGGTGAAGCCGGTGCTGCCCGGAGCCATGCCCAGcgccgcggggggcggggggggaggcagCCCCAGCCCCGCGGAGCTGCGGGGGGCTCTGGCAGGCCCCGTGGACCCGGCGCTGAGggagcagcagctgcagcaggagCTCCTGGCCctgaagcagcagcagcagctgcagaAGCAGCTCCTGTTCGCCGAGTTCCAGAAACAGCACGACCACCTGACACGGCAGCATGAGGTCCAGCTGCAGAAGCACCTCAAG cagcagcaggagatgCTGGCGGCCAAGAGGCAGCAGGAGCTGGAGCGGCAGCGGGAGCAGCAGCGGCAGGAAGAGCTGGAGAAGCAGAGGCTGGAGCAGCAGCTGCTCGTCCTGCGAAACAAGGAGAAGAGCAAAGAGA GTGCCATCGCCAGCACTGAGGTGAAGCTGAGGCTCCAGGAATTCCTTCTGTCGAAGTCGAAGGAGCCCACGCCAGGCGGCCTCAACCATTCCCTCCCACAGCATCCCAAATGCTG gGGAGCCCACCATGCTTCTTTGGACCAGAGTTCCCCTCCCCAGAGTGGCCCCCCTGGGACGCCTCCCTCCTACAAACTGCCTTTGCTTGGGCCCTATGACAGCCGCGATGACTTCCCCCTCCGCAAAACAG CCTCCGAACCCAACTTGAAAGTGCGTTCGAGGCTAAAGCAGAAGGTGGCTGAGCGGAGAAGTAGTCCCCTCCTGCGTCGCAAGGATGGGACAGTCATTAGCACCTTTAAGAAGAGAGCTGTTGAGATCACCGGCGCTGGGCCTGGGG TGTCGTCCGTGTGTAACAGCGCGCCAGGCTCCGGCCCCAGCTCTCCCAACAGCTCCCACAGCACCATTGCTGAGAATGGCTTTACTGGCTCAGTCCCCAACATCCCCACCGAG ATGCTCCCCCAGCACCGGGCCCTCCCTCTGGACAGCTCCCCCAACCAGTTCAGCCTCTACACGTCTCCCTCTCTGCCCAACATCTCCCTAGGGCTGCAGGCCACAGTCACTGTCACCAACTCACACCTCACC gcctccccgAAGCTGTCAACGCAGCAGGAGGCCGAGAGGCAGGCCCTCCAGTCCCTGCGGCAGGGTGGTGCACTGACGGGCAAGTTCATGAGCACATCCTCCATCCCTGGCTGCTTGCTGGGCGTGGCGCTGGAGGGCGACACCGGCCCCCACGGGCATGCCTCCCTGCTGCAGCACGTGCTGCTGCTGGAGCAGGCTCGGCAGCAGAGCACCCTCATTGCTG TGCCACTCCACGGGCAGTCCCCGCTGGTGACAGGTGAACGTGTGGCCACCAGCATGCGGACAGTGGGCAAGCTCCCGCGGCACCGGCCGTTGAGCCGCACTCAGTCGTCCCCGctgccccagagcccccaggccctgcagcAGCTCGTCATgcagcagcagcaccagcagTTCCTGGAGAAACAGAAGCAACAGCAGCTGCAGCTGGGCAAG ATCCTCACTAAGACTGGGGAGCTGTCACGGCAGCCCACCACCCACCCTGAGGAGACGGAGGAGGAGCTGACCGAGCAGCAGGAGGCCTTGCTTGGGGAGGGGGCCCTGACCATCCCCCGAGAAGGCTCCACGGAGAGTGAGAGCACGCAGGAagacctggaggaggaggaggaggaagaggaggaggaagaggaggaagaggaggaggaggactgcATCCAGGTCAAGGATGAGGAGGGCGAGAGTGGCCCTGAGGAGGGGCCCGACTTGGATGAGTCCAGTGCTGGTTACAAAAAg GTGTTCTCTGATGCCCAGCAGCTGCAGCCACTTCAGGTGtaccaggcacccctcagcctGGCCACTGTGCCCCACCAGGCCCTGGGCCGCACCCAGTCCTCACCCGCTGCCCCTGGGGGCATGAAAAGCCCCCCAGACCAGCCCGCCAAGCACCTCTTCACCACAG GTGTGGTGTACGACACGTTCATGCTGAAGCACCAATGCATGTGTGGGAACACACACGTGCACCCTGAACACGCCGGCCGGATCCAGAGCATCTGGTCCCGGCTGCAGGAGACGGGCCTGCTTAGCAAGTGTGAG CGGATCCGGGGTCGCAAAGCCACGCTGGACGAGATCCAGACGGTGCACTCCGAATACCACACCCTGCTCTATGGGACCAGCCCCCTCAACCGACAGAAGCTGGACAGCAAGAAGCTGCTCG GCCCCATCAGCCAGAAGATGTACGCCGTGCTGCCTTGTGGGGGCATTGGG GTGGACAGTGACACTGTGTGGAACGAGATGCACTCCTCCAGTGCCGTGCGCATGGCAGTGGGCTGCCTGGTGGAGCTGGCTTTCAAGGTGGCCTCAGGAGAGCTCAAG AATGGATTTGCCATTATCCGGCCCCCAGGACACCATGCGGAGGAGTCGACAGCCAT ggGATTCTGCTTCTTCAACTCTGTAGCCATCACAACCAAACTCCTGCAGCAGAAGCTGAACGTGGGCAAGGTTCTCATCGTGGACTGG GACATTCACCACGGCAATGGCACCCAGCAAGCGTTTTACAACGACCCCTCTGTGCTCTACATCTCCCTGCATCGCTATGACAATGGGAACTTCTTTCCAGGCTCGGGGGCTCCTGAAGAG GTTGGCGGAGGGCCGGGCGTGGGGTACAATGTGAACGTGGCATGGACGGGAGGTGTGGACCCCCCCATCGGAGACGTGGAGTACCTAACGGCCTTCAG GACAGTGGTGATGCCCATTGCTCATGAGTTCTCACCTGACGTGGTCCTGGTCTCTGCCGGGTTCGATGCTGTTGAGGGACACCTGTCTCCACTGGGTGGCTACTCTGTCACCGCCAGAT GCTTTGGCCACTTGACCAGGCAGCTGATGACGCTGGCAGGGGGCCGGGTGGTGCTGGCCCTGGAGGGAGGCCATGACTTGACCGCCATCTGTGATGCCTCTGAGGCCTGTGTCTCAGCTCTGCTCAGCGTGGAG CTGCAGCCCTTGGACGAGGCAGTCTTGCAACAAAAGCCCAACATCAACGCAGTGGCCACGCTAGAGAAAGTCATCGAGATCCAGA GCAAACACTGGAGCTGCGTCCAGAGGTTCGCCGCTGGTCTAGGCCGTTCCCTGCGGGAGGCCCAGGCAGGTGAGACGGAGGAGGCAGAGACTGTGAGCGCCATGGCCTTGCTGTCGGTGGGGGCTGAGCAGGCCCAGGCTGCTGCAGCCCGGGAGCACAGCCCCAG GCCGGCAGAGGAACCCATGGAACAGGAGCCTGCCCTGTGA
- the HDAC5 gene encoding histone deacetylase 5 isoform X3, producing the protein MNSPTESADGMSGREPSLEILPRTPLHGIPVAVEVKPVLPGAMPSAAGGGGGGSPSPAELRGALAGPVDPALREQQLQQELLALKQQQQLQKQLLFAEFQKQHDHLTRQHEVQLQKHLKQQQEMLAAKRQQELERQREQQRQEELEKQRLEQQLLVLRNKEKSKESAIASTEVKLRLQEFLLSKSKEPTPGGLNHSLPQHPKCWGAHHASLDQSSPPQSGPPGTPPSYKLPLLGPYDSRDDFPLRKTASEPNLKVRSRLKQKVAERRSSPLLRRKDGTVISTFKKRAVEITGAGPGVSSVCNSAPGSGPSSPNSSHSTIAENGFTGSVPNIPTEMLPQHRALPLDSSPNQFSLYTSPSLPNISLGLQATVTVTNSHLTASPKLSTQQEAERQALQSLRQGGALTGKFMSTSSIPGCLLGVALEGDTGPHGHASLLQHVLLLEQARQQSTLIAVPLHGQSPLVTGERVATSMRTVGKLPRHRPLSRTQSSPLPQSPQALQQLVMQQQHQQFLEKQKQQQLQLGKILTKTGELSRQPTTHPEETEEELTEQQEALLGEGALTIPREGSTESESTQEDLEEEEEEEEEEEEEEEEEDCIQVKDEEGESGPEEGPDLDESSAGYKKVFSDAQQLQPLQVYQAPLSLATVPHQALGRTQSSPAAPGGMKSPPDQPAKHLFTTGVVYDTFMLKHQCMCGNTHVHPEHAGRIQSIWSRLQETGLLSKCERIRGRKATLDEIQTVHSEYHTLLYGTSPLNRQKLDSKKLLGPISQKMYAVLPCGGIGVDSDTVWNEMHSSSAVRMAVGCLVELAFKVASGELKNGFAIIRPPGHHAEESTAMGFCFFNSVAITTKLLQQKLNVGKVLIVDWDIHHGNGTQQAFYNDPSVLYISLHRYDNGNFFPGSGAPEEVGGGPGVGYNVNVAWTGGVDPPIGDVEYLTAFRTVVMPIAHEFSPDVVLVSAGFDAVEGHLSPLGGYSVTARCFGHLTRQLMTLAGGRVVLALEGGHDLTAICDASEACVSALLSVELQPLDEAVLQQKPNINAVATLEKVIEIQSKHWSCVQRFAAGLGRSLREAQAGETEEAETVSAMALLSVGAEQAQAAAAREHSPRPAEEPMEQEPAL; encoded by the exons CAGATGGGATGTCAGGCCGGGAACCATCCTTGGAAATCCTGCCTCGGACCCCTCTACACGGCATCCCTGTGGCAG TGGAGGTGAAGCCGGTGCTGCCCGGAGCCATGCCCAGcgccgcggggggcggggggggaggcagCCCCAGCCCCGCGGAGCTGCGGGGGGCTCTGGCAGGCCCCGTGGACCCGGCGCTGAGggagcagcagctgcagcaggagCTCCTGGCCctgaagcagcagcagcagctgcagaAGCAGCTCCTGTTCGCCGAGTTCCAGAAACAGCACGACCACCTGACACGGCAGCATGAGGTCCAGCTGCAGAAGCACCTCAAG cagcagcaggagatgCTGGCGGCCAAGAGGCAGCAGGAGCTGGAGCGGCAGCGGGAGCAGCAGCGGCAGGAAGAGCTGGAGAAGCAGAGGCTGGAGCAGCAGCTGCTCGTCCTGCGAAACAAGGAGAAGAGCAAAGAGA GTGCCATCGCCAGCACTGAGGTGAAGCTGAGGCTCCAGGAATTCCTTCTGTCGAAGTCGAAGGAGCCCACGCCAGGCGGCCTCAACCATTCCCTCCCACAGCATCCCAAATGCTG gGGAGCCCACCATGCTTCTTTGGACCAGAGTTCCCCTCCCCAGAGTGGCCCCCCTGGGACGCCTCCCTCCTACAAACTGCCTTTGCTTGGGCCCTATGACAGCCGCGATGACTTCCCCCTCCGCAAAACAG CCTCCGAACCCAACTTGAAAGTGCGTTCGAGGCTAAAGCAGAAGGTGGCTGAGCGGAGAAGTAGTCCCCTCCTGCGTCGCAAGGATGGGACAGTCATTAGCACCTTTAAGAAGAGAGCTGTTGAGATCACCGGCGCTGGGCCTGGGG TGTCGTCCGTGTGTAACAGCGCGCCAGGCTCCGGCCCCAGCTCTCCCAACAGCTCCCACAGCACCATTGCTGAGAATGGCTTTACTGGCTCAGTCCCCAACATCCCCACCGAG ATGCTCCCCCAGCACCGGGCCCTCCCTCTGGACAGCTCCCCCAACCAGTTCAGCCTCTACACGTCTCCCTCTCTGCCCAACATCTCCCTAGGGCTGCAGGCCACAGTCACTGTCACCAACTCACACCTCACC gcctccccgAAGCTGTCAACGCAGCAGGAGGCCGAGAGGCAGGCCCTCCAGTCCCTGCGGCAGGGTGGTGCACTGACGGGCAAGTTCATGAGCACATCCTCCATCCCTGGCTGCTTGCTGGGCGTGGCGCTGGAGGGCGACACCGGCCCCCACGGGCATGCCTCCCTGCTGCAGCACGTGCTGCTGCTGGAGCAGGCTCGGCAGCAGAGCACCCTCATTGCTG TGCCACTCCACGGGCAGTCCCCGCTGGTGACAGGTGAACGTGTGGCCACCAGCATGCGGACAGTGGGCAAGCTCCCGCGGCACCGGCCGTTGAGCCGCACTCAGTCGTCCCCGctgccccagagcccccaggccctgcagcAGCTCGTCATgcagcagcagcaccagcagTTCCTGGAGAAACAGAAGCAACAGCAGCTGCAGCTGGGCAAG ATCCTCACTAAGACTGGGGAGCTGTCACGGCAGCCCACCACCCACCCTGAGGAGACGGAGGAGGAGCTGACCGAGCAGCAGGAGGCCTTGCTTGGGGAGGGGGCCCTGACCATCCCCCGAGAAGGCTCCACGGAGAGTGAGAGCACGCAGGAagacctggaggaggaggaggaggaagaggaggaggaagaggaggaagaggaggaggaggactgcATCCAGGTCAAGGATGAGGAGGGCGAGAGTGGCCCTGAGGAGGGGCCCGACTTGGATGAGTCCAGTGCTGGTTACAAAAAg GTGTTCTCTGATGCCCAGCAGCTGCAGCCACTTCAGGTGtaccaggcacccctcagcctGGCCACTGTGCCCCACCAGGCCCTGGGCCGCACCCAGTCCTCACCCGCTGCCCCTGGGGGCATGAAAAGCCCCCCAGACCAGCCCGCCAAGCACCTCTTCACCACAG GTGTGGTGTACGACACGTTCATGCTGAAGCACCAATGCATGTGTGGGAACACACACGTGCACCCTGAACACGCCGGCCGGATCCAGAGCATCTGGTCCCGGCTGCAGGAGACGGGCCTGCTTAGCAAGTGTGAG CGGATCCGGGGTCGCAAAGCCACGCTGGACGAGATCCAGACGGTGCACTCCGAATACCACACCCTGCTCTATGGGACCAGCCCCCTCAACCGACAGAAGCTGGACAGCAAGAAGCTGCTCG GCCCCATCAGCCAGAAGATGTACGCCGTGCTGCCTTGTGGGGGCATTGGG GTGGACAGTGACACTGTGTGGAACGAGATGCACTCCTCCAGTGCCGTGCGCATGGCAGTGGGCTGCCTGGTGGAGCTGGCTTTCAAGGTGGCCTCAGGAGAGCTCAAG AATGGATTTGCCATTATCCGGCCCCCAGGACACCATGCGGAGGAGTCGACAGCCAT ggGATTCTGCTTCTTCAACTCTGTAGCCATCACAACCAAACTCCTGCAGCAGAAGCTGAACGTGGGCAAGGTTCTCATCGTGGACTGG GACATTCACCACGGCAATGGCACCCAGCAAGCGTTTTACAACGACCCCTCTGTGCTCTACATCTCCCTGCATCGCTATGACAATGGGAACTTCTTTCCAGGCTCGGGGGCTCCTGAAGAG GTTGGCGGAGGGCCGGGCGTGGGGTACAATGTGAACGTGGCATGGACGGGAGGTGTGGACCCCCCCATCGGAGACGTGGAGTACCTAACGGCCTTCAG GACAGTGGTGATGCCCATTGCTCATGAGTTCTCACCTGACGTGGTCCTGGTCTCTGCCGGGTTCGATGCTGTTGAGGGACACCTGTCTCCACTGGGTGGCTACTCTGTCACCGCCAGAT GCTTTGGCCACTTGACCAGGCAGCTGATGACGCTGGCAGGGGGCCGGGTGGTGCTGGCCCTGGAGGGAGGCCATGACTTGACCGCCATCTGTGATGCCTCTGAGGCCTGTGTCTCAGCTCTGCTCAGCGTGGAG CTGCAGCCCTTGGACGAGGCAGTCTTGCAACAAAAGCCCAACATCAACGCAGTGGCCACGCTAGAGAAAGTCATCGAGATCCAGA GCAAACACTGGAGCTGCGTCCAGAGGTTCGCCGCTGGTCTAGGCCGTTCCCTGCGGGAGGCCCAGGCAGGTGAGACGGAGGAGGCAGAGACTGTGAGCGCCATGGCCTTGCTGTCGGTGGGGGCTGAGCAGGCCCAGGCTGCTGCAGCCCGGGAGCACAGCCCCAG GCCGGCAGAGGAACCCATGGAACAGGAGCCTGCCCTGTGA